One genomic region from Thermodesulfobacteriota bacterium encodes:
- a CDS encoding HAD family hydrolase produces MARIKAVVFDWDGTIVNTMPLKINNAASMFEEIYNADAENVSLSYRKYSGVSRKELFNLIAIENMGRELSLLEFNRLSSEFTLRNTTSYKENRVFDEKNRELLQWLAARGFELFVSSSAVKEEICELAVFLDIKKYFKEMLGASGDFIKGKAHMSYIKNKYGLKTDQIMFVGDEKADMRLVGRLGVICVGIVNGNPDSALDREFADYVISDLSQLREILTVL; encoded by the coding sequence GTGGCAAGAATTAAGGCTGTAGTATTTGACTGGGACGGGACGATTGTCAATACTATGCCGTTGAAGATAAATAATGCCGCATCAATGTTCGAAGAAATATACAATGCGGATGCAGAAAATGTCTCATTGAGCTACAGGAAATATTCAGGTGTTTCAAGAAAGGAACTTTTCAATCTCATTGCAATAGAAAATATGGGCAGAGAGTTGAGTCTTCTGGAGTTTAACAGGCTCAGTTCAGAATTTACTTTGAGGAATACCACTTCTTATAAGGAAAACAGGGTGTTCGATGAAAAGAATAGGGAACTTCTGCAGTGGCTTGCGGCAAGGGGTTTTGAATTATTCGTTTCGAGCTCGGCGGTAAAGGAAGAGATATGTGAGTTAGCTGTATTTCTTGATATAAAAAAATATTTTAAGGAAATGCTCGGCGCTTCCGGTGATTTCATAAAGGGGAAAGCCCATATGAGCTATATTAAGAATAAATATGGACTCAAGACGGATCAGATCATGTTCGTAGGTGACGAGAAGGCGGATATGAGACTTGTGGGCAGGCTGGGCGTTATTTGTGTGGGTATAGTGAACGGCAACCCGGACAGCGCTTTGGATAGAGAGTTTGCAGATTATGTAATCAGTGATTTGTCTCAATTAAGGGAGATTTTGACCGTTCTTTAA
- a CDS encoding nucleotide sugar dehydrogenase, which translates to MNKKIESIMISSKYTIRETMKIITGAASRGAPTGIALVVNNNKKLLGIVTDGDIRRALVNDVDIDSAVENIMINDPITVPKDLSETKMIELVTKKVETSGRIRDVKVDQVIIVDKDGRVDDVLNFFELWKGSDVKNKTVCVIGLGFVGLTLSIVLADAGFKVIGYDINKEVVNHINTGRPHFYEKGLPSLLKFHVARGNLRADSDLTEGKADIYILSVSTPIGKNRKPNLDLLRKATRKVGKVLKKRDTVILRSTVPVGTTRNLVLPILEEASGLKADEDFYLSFAPERTVEGNALEELRSIPQVMGGLNKRSLDESVNFFSYFNNTVVRVPSLEAAEMVKLINNSFRDLSFGFANELALICDRWGLDAVNIVKAANEGYPRNPIPVPSPGVGGVCLKKDPYLYAHSAEKVEHKAEISLMSRKINEYMPMFIVRKVESFMKRYKNNANDVKVFIIGFAFKGEPETSDTRGSTAIDLVNLIKDKTTWRLTGYDPVVGKEVIESNGVVGASLREGFKGADCVLIMNNHRSYLDMDILGLTNLMSKPALLFDCWHLFPCAEIERVEGIVYEGLSGKN; encoded by the coding sequence ATGAATAAAAAGATAGAATCCATAATGATTTCATCTAAATATACGATTCGTGAGACTATGAAGATAATTACCGGAGCTGCATCAAGAGGAGCCCCAACCGGCATTGCGCTAGTGGTTAACAATAACAAGAAACTTTTGGGTATAGTAACCGATGGGGATATAAGACGGGCACTGGTAAACGATGTTGATATCGATTCTGCTGTTGAAAATATTATGATTAACGACCCGATAACAGTGCCAAAAGATCTTTCCGAAACGAAAATGATTGAATTGGTGACGAAGAAAGTGGAAACGAGCGGAAGGATCAGAGATGTAAAGGTTGATCAGGTAATTATAGTGGATAAGGACGGAAGGGTAGATGATGTTTTAAACTTTTTTGAGTTGTGGAAAGGCTCTGATGTAAAAAATAAGACGGTTTGTGTTATCGGTTTGGGTTTTGTGGGTCTTACCTTGTCCATTGTTTTGGCCGATGCCGGATTTAAGGTAATCGGTTATGATATAAATAAAGAGGTCGTTAACCATATAAATACAGGGAGACCTCACTTCTATGAAAAAGGCCTCCCGTCGCTCCTGAAATTTCATGTGGCTAGAGGGAATTTAAGAGCCGACTCTGACCTGACGGAAGGGAAGGCGGATATTTATATTTTAAGTGTCAGCACACCAATAGGTAAGAATCGGAAGCCGAATCTGGATTTGCTTAGAAAAGCGACGAGGAAAGTGGGTAAGGTGTTGAAGAAAAGAGATACTGTGATATTGAGATCTACCGTTCCTGTCGGAACAACCCGTAATTTAGTCCTTCCCATTCTTGAGGAAGCATCGGGATTAAAGGCCGATGAAGATTTTTACCTTTCATTTGCCCCTGAAAGAACAGTAGAGGGTAACGCATTGGAAGAGCTGAGGTCTATTCCTCAGGTTATGGGGGGACTGAATAAGAGAAGTCTGGATGAGTCGGTAAACTTTTTTTCTTACTTCAATAATACGGTTGTAAGGGTGCCCTCATTGGAAGCTGCCGAGATGGTAAAACTGATTAATAATTCATTCAGAGATCTCTCTTTTGGCTTTGCTAATGAATTAGCCCTCATATGTGACCGCTGGGGTCTTGACGCGGTGAATATAGTTAAAGCGGCTAACGAAGGTTATCCGAGGAATCCTATTCCAGTACCAAGCCCGGGAGTTGGGGGAGTATGTTTAAAGAAAGACCCTTACTTGTATGCACACTCGGCAGAAAAGGTCGAACATAAGGCTGAGATCTCATTGATGAGTAGAAAAATTAATGAATATATGCCTATGTTCATTGTTCGGAAGGTGGAGTCCTTCATGAAAAGGTATAAAAATAACGCTAACGACGTAAAGGTGTTTATTATCGGATTTGCCTTCAAAGGGGAACCTGAAACCTCCGATACAAGGGGTTCAACAGCTATAGACCTTGTAAATCTGATTAAGGACAAGACAACATGGCGATTAACCGGCTATGATCCGGTAGTCGGTAAAGAGGTTATAGAAAGTAATGGAGTTGTGGGAGCCAGTCTGAGGGAAGGTTTTAAAGGAGCTGATTGCGTTTTAATAATGAACAACCACCGTTCATATCTGGACATGGATATTCTCGGCCTCACTAATCTCATGAGTAAACCGGCCTTGCTTTTTGATTGCTGGCATTTATTTCCCTGTGCGGAAATAGAAAGAGTAGAAGGTATTGTTTACGAGGGATTAAGTGGCAAGAATTAA
- a CDS encoding bi-domain-containing oxidoreductase, whose amino-acid sequence MVKDVPAAMLSDGRVLVRLLYSCISSGTELAGIKNSAKPLWKRVVEQPHRVIHSIKDRGLSNSLSIARSTLEAEFPMGYSAAGRVVGSKGAKGFPEGGLVAVGGQFANHAELVCVPKNLVVKVPDNLAADLASTVTIGAIALQGIRRLQPTLGETFVVIGLGAIGQIVGQLLKANGCKALGIDTDDDRVNIAASLGMRWAFNSKLLDPVQHTYRLTMGHGADGVVICASTPSDEVISTAFNMCRKKGRVVLIGDIGLNLNRSDFYSKELDFFISTSYGPGRYDTAYEENGMDYPIGYVRWTENRNMSAYLDLLANKSIDVASLISDRKIIDEAPQAYAQLSSGAMMVLLEYPEKKNGAESLVIKNSTAEVVKKSKIGISLIGAGNFALSNHLPNIKRLSDRCILRGVMSRSGHKVLTVSKRYDAAYATTDINEILDDRETDAVIICTRHNLHAEYALLALRAGKHVFVEKPLAVKRKEMEEICAYFNAKENSGQILMAGFNRRFAPFIRRIKEVVEKRTNPLIINYRMNAGYIPSDSWVHGPEGGGRNIGEACHIYDLFTYIVGSKFTSVQAAAISKANGYYLENDNFIATITFEDGSVANLVYTAMGSRDLPKERMEIYVDGMIIELNDYKSVDIHGSKLSGFKKKNQDKGLFDEMHVFCDALISGGHWPIELWEQIQATEIALQVEEIIQRR is encoded by the coding sequence TTGGTTAAAGATGTGCCGGCCGCAATGTTGTCTGATGGACGTGTGCTGGTGCGGCTCCTGTACTCGTGCATATCCAGCGGCACCGAGTTGGCTGGAATCAAGAATTCTGCGAAACCGCTTTGGAAACGCGTGGTCGAACAACCCCACAGAGTGATTCATAGCATTAAAGATCGCGGGCTTTCTAATTCGCTTAGTATTGCTCGTAGTACCCTCGAGGCTGAATTCCCGATGGGGTACTCTGCAGCGGGTAGAGTGGTGGGCTCAAAAGGCGCAAAGGGATTCCCGGAAGGGGGCTTGGTTGCGGTTGGTGGCCAGTTTGCCAATCATGCCGAGTTGGTTTGCGTCCCCAAGAACCTTGTGGTTAAGGTGCCGGACAATCTGGCCGCTGACCTTGCATCTACAGTAACGATTGGGGCCATTGCGCTTCAGGGTATACGCAGATTGCAGCCCACATTAGGGGAAACTTTTGTGGTAATAGGGCTTGGAGCCATCGGGCAGATTGTAGGACAACTGCTAAAAGCGAATGGGTGTAAAGCGCTTGGTATTGACACTGATGATGATAGAGTGAACATTGCTGCGTCGTTGGGAATGCGGTGGGCGTTCAATTCGAAACTTTTGGATCCCGTTCAGCATACCTACAGATTGACAATGGGCCATGGCGCAGACGGCGTGGTGATTTGTGCATCTACTCCCTCGGATGAGGTTATATCTACAGCTTTTAATATGTGCAGAAAAAAAGGAAGAGTGGTTTTGATCGGGGATATCGGATTAAATTTAAATCGAAGCGATTTTTACAGTAAGGAACTGGATTTTTTTATCTCAACATCCTACGGGCCAGGAAGATACGATACGGCATATGAGGAAAATGGGATGGATTATCCGATCGGTTACGTTCGATGGACCGAAAACCGCAATATGTCGGCATACCTTGATCTTCTGGCGAACAAGAGTATAGACGTGGCATCTTTGATAAGCGACCGTAAAATAATAGATGAAGCCCCTCAGGCTTATGCCCAATTAAGCTCCGGAGCCATGATGGTGCTTTTGGAATATCCGGAGAAGAAGAACGGCGCGGAATCTCTGGTCATTAAAAATTCAACAGCTGAGGTTGTTAAGAAGTCAAAAATAGGCATATCTTTAATAGGTGCAGGGAATTTTGCCCTATCGAATCATCTCCCGAATATCAAAAGGCTTTCGGATAGATGCATTTTGAGAGGGGTTATGAGCCGTAGCGGGCACAAAGTTCTCACGGTGTCGAAGCGCTATGATGCGGCTTATGCGACAACGGATATTAATGAGATACTTGATGACAGGGAAACCGATGCTGTTATCATATGTACTCGGCATAACCTTCATGCCGAGTACGCGCTGCTTGCCCTCAGGGCAGGCAAACATGTCTTTGTAGAGAAACCCCTGGCGGTAAAGCGTAAGGAGATGGAAGAGATATGCGCTTACTTTAACGCTAAAGAGAATAGCGGCCAAATCCTTATGGCAGGCTTTAACAGGAGATTCGCTCCTTTTATAAGGAGAATAAAAGAAGTAGTTGAAAAGAGGACCAATCCATTAATCATAAATTACCGCATGAACGCCGGATATATTCCATCCGATAGTTGGGTACATGGTCCTGAGGGTGGGGGGCGGAACATCGGCGAGGCGTGTCACATATATGACCTATTTACCTACATTGTAGGTTCTAAATTCACTTCTGTTCAGGCTGCTGCAATCTCTAAAGCCAACGGCTACTACCTTGAAAATGATAATTTTATAGCTACTATCACTTTCGAAGATGGGTCCGTTGCTAACCTGGTATATACGGCCATGGGCTCACGGGACCTGCCTAAGGAACGAATGGAGATATATGTGGACGGAATGATAATTGAACTTAACGATTATAAATCTGTTGATATTCATGGCTCAAAGCTTTCAGGGTTTAAAAAAAAGAATCAGGACAAGGGCTTATTTGACGAGATGCATGTTTTTTGTGACGCCCTTATAAGTGGTGGACACTGGCCTATTGAGTTATGGGAACAGATCCAGGCGACCGAAATAGCTCTCCAGGTGGAAGAAATCATCCAAAGGAGATAA
- a CDS encoding Wzz/FepE/Etk N-terminal domain-containing protein, whose amino-acid sequence MNTNERLPDICEDEIDLWAYLGVLWKRKVLILSITLLCAISAAVISLLLPKSYRSELILSVGCIGNMGSIDDVNNVAAQIKSRPFLATVIQKNGLKPKHLNINASVERNTNLINVQTEAESPEQAVAIVNAVANEVVERHKVRFDEAMRVARDIEADLNVRIAASEAEIRVLRENLAKIQRNPKIDVPAVILFTANLNDRGNNLGTLKQRLGEVRLANSPLRSENTRVVDPAILPEGSARPKTFRVVSLGTFSGFMIGVFGAFIQESFARRKKANE is encoded by the coding sequence ATGAATACCAACGAAAGACTTCCCGATATCTGCGAAGACGAAATAGACCTGTGGGCTTATCTTGGAGTTCTGTGGAAAAGAAAAGTGCTTATTTTGTCTATTACCCTCCTCTGCGCTATATCGGCTGCCGTCATAAGCCTTCTGCTCCCCAAGAGTTACCGCTCTGAGCTAATTTTGAGCGTAGGATGTATAGGGAATATGGGCAGTATCGATGATGTGAATAATGTTGCAGCCCAAATTAAAAGCAGGCCTTTTCTGGCCACGGTTATACAGAAAAATGGTCTTAAACCGAAGCATCTAAATATAAATGCCTCTGTAGAGCGAAACACCAACTTAATCAATGTTCAGACCGAGGCTGAATCTCCCGAACAGGCCGTGGCGATTGTAAATGCCGTAGCTAACGAGGTAGTAGAAAGGCATAAAGTAAGGTTTGATGAGGCCATGAGAGTAGCCAGGGACATTGAAGCAGATTTAAACGTCCGGATAGCTGCTTCCGAAGCAGAAATCAGGGTGTTGAGGGAAAACCTGGCGAAAATCCAGAGGAATCCAAAAATTGACGTCCCGGCGGTAATCCTATTTACCGCAAACTTAAACGATAGGGGAAACAACCTGGGTACCTTAAAACAAAGGCTTGGAGAAGTTCGGTTAGCCAACAGCCCACTGCGCTCAGAAAATACCAGGGTTGTAGACCCCGCCATATTGCCCGAAGGGTCTGCCAGACCCAAAACGTTTCGCGTTGTATCATTAGGTACGTTTTCAGGTTTTATGATTGGTGTATTTGGTGCCTTTATACAGGAATCATTTGCCCGTAGAAAAAAAGCTAATGAGTAA